From one Triticum urartu cultivar G1812 chromosome 3, Tu2.1, whole genome shotgun sequence genomic stretch:
- the LOC125545414 gene encoding probable magnesium transporter NIPA6: MSPAATDAGGDLFAANLKGALLAVASSAFVGVSFIVKKKGLRRAGAVGSRAGVGGYGYLWEPLWWVGMVTMLVGETANFVAYMFAPAVLVAPLGALSIIVSAVLAHFMLNEKLQRVGVLGCILCIVGSTVIILHAPEERSPDSVEQIWRLATQPTFLCYAALAVAVSLLLMLYCAPRYGQTNIMIYVGICSVIGSLTVMSIKAVGIAIKLTIQGVNQAGYFQTWLFVTVSAICLIIQLVYLNKALDTFNTALVSPIYYAMFTTLTIFASAIMFKDWSGQSASIIASETCGFLTVLAGIIVLHSTKESDQNLSPDLYASLTAPLPPKIYWHIQGNGDVGKQKEDESLPCNFITVVRQDYFV; this comes from the exons ATGAGCCCCGCCGCGACGGACGCCGGCGGCGACCTCTTCGCCGCCAACCTCAAGGGCGCGCTCCTCGCCGTCGCCTCCTCCGCCTTCGTCGGGGTCAGCTTCATCGTCAAGAAGAAGGGCCTCCGCCGCGCCGGCGCCGTCGGCTCCCGGGCAG GTGTCGGAGGGTATGGGTACCTCTGGGAGCCGCTCTGGTGGGTCGGGATGGTCACCA TGCTTGTTGGGGAGACCGCCAATTTCGTGGCTTACATGTTTGCGCCAGCCGTCCTCGTCGCGCCGCTCGGCGCACTCAGCATCATTGTCAG TGCTGTTCTAGCCCATTTCATGCTGAATGAGAAGTTGCAGCGGGTGGGCGTCCTGGGCTGTATTCTCTGCATTGTTGGGTCGACGGTGATCATCCTCCACGCTCCCGAGGAGAGGTCCCCGGACTCGGTGGAGCAGATTTGGCGGCTGGCAACGCAACCTA CCTTCCTTTGCTACGCTGCTCTAGCAGTGGCTGTGTCATTGCTTCTTATGCTATATTGTGCTCCACGGTATGGGCAGACGAACATAATGATCTATGTTGGTATTTGCTCTGTTATCGGATCCCTCACG GTAATGAGCATCAAGGCTGTGGGCATTGCGATTAAACTTACCATTCAGGGCGTAAACCAGGCTGGGTATTTCCAGACATGGCTGTTTGTGACGGTTTCAGCTATATGCTTAATCATCCAGTTAGTTTACCTGAACAAG GCATTGGATACTTTCAATACAGCGCTGGTTTCTCCCATCTATTATGCCATGTTCACAACGCTCACTATTTTCGCAAGTGCCATAATGTTCAAG GATTGGTCTGGGCAGAGCGCAAGCATTATTGCCTCCGAGACTTGTGGATTTCTCACAGTTCTTGCCGGTATTATTGTGCTACATTCCACCAAAGAATCCGATCAAAATCTGTCCCCAG ACCTTTATGCATCTCTCACTGCGCCCCTCCCTCCAAAGATATATTGGCACATCCAAGGAAACGGCGACGTAGGGAAGCAAAAGGAGGACGAGTCGCTTCCCTGCAATTTCATCACCGTCGTGCGCCAGGACTACTTCGTCTAG